A stretch of Vicinamibacterales bacterium DNA encodes these proteins:
- a CDS encoding DUF4142 domain-containing protein, with the protein MKTALIAAGAFCLCAAAASAQTINDAQIASIVVTANQVDVDAGRLAAATTQNAEVKKFAQLMVTDHSGVNRQAVDLAAKLKVTPQDNDTSRSLKAGGEKNVAHLKTLKGAAFDKAYVDHEVTYHQSVLDALDKTLIPNAANAELKALLVKVRPAFVAHLEHAKHLQGSLGKP; encoded by the coding sequence ATGAAGACAGCACTCATCGCGGCCGGCGCTTTCTGCCTCTGCGCCGCCGCCGCATCCGCACAAACGATCAACGACGCGCAGATCGCGTCGATCGTCGTTACCGCCAACCAGGTCGACGTCGACGCCGGCAGGCTCGCCGCGGCCACCACGCAGAACGCCGAAGTGAAGAAGTTCGCGCAACTGATGGTCACCGACCATAGCGGCGTCAACCGGCAGGCGGTGGATCTGGCGGCGAAGCTGAAGGTGACGCCGCAGGACAACGACACGAGCAGGAGCCTCAAGGCCGGCGGCGAGAAGAACGTGGCGCACCTGAAGACGCTCAAAGGGGCGGCGTTCGACAAGGCCTACGTCGATCACGAGGTCACGTATCACCAGTCCGTGCTCGACGCCCTGGACAAGACGCTGATCCCCAACGCCGCCAATGCGGAGCTGAAGGCGCTGCTCGTCAAGGTGCGGCCGGCCTTCGTGGCGCATCTCGAGCACGCGAAGCACCTGCAGGGATCCCTGGGGAAGCCATGA